Proteins encoded within one genomic window of Micromonospora halotolerans:
- a CDS encoding alpha-galactosidase yields the protein MTIVHLRRARTSLVLDARGHGLPRVVHWGADLGPLPTADLPALVDATVPPVVPSSFDAPTVLSLLPEPSAGWSGRPGLAGHRDGRDWSTAFQLTGLDVVDDGGLGPEPSRVAAGGDAVRVSGQERDHGGVGAARVTVRAADPGAGLSLTVEITLTTAGLLTVRHRLRNDGDRPYEVRELTPVLPVPAVATELLDLTGRWCRERAPQRHPWPMGAWVREGRHGRTGHDATLLLVAGTAGFGFGHGEVWAVHTAWSGDHVTVAERRPTGEATLGGGELLAPGEIRLGPGEEYATPLLYAVHSAAGLDGLSDVLHTHLRARPEHPRGPRPVTLNVWEAVYFDHDLDRLRGLADRAAEVGVERFVLDDGWFRGRRHDRAGLGDWWVDDEVWPGGLQPLIDHVRGHGMQFGLWVEPEMVNPDSDLFRAHPDWVLQAPGRLPPEWRHQQVLDLAHPDAYAHLLGRLDAVLSEHDGIAYLKWDHNRDLTEAGHGGRPGVHAQTVAVYRLLDDLRARHPGLEIESCSSGGARVDLEILRRTERVWASDCNDALERLSIQRWTGLLLPPELIGTHIGPERSHTTHRVHDLGFRAVTALFGHHGIEWDISGIGAAERAELAAWVALHKRLRPLLHGGRVVRVDHPDPAVQAHGVVAHDGSHAVYAVSRLATSAAQVPGMVRLPGLDPGRRYRVRPPAGVPEPALLELAPPAWLATGGGVTLSGSVLGSVGLQLPALHPEQALLLEVDTAG from the coding sequence ATGACCATCGTTCACCTGCGCCGCGCGCGGACCAGCCTGGTGCTCGACGCGCGCGGCCACGGCCTGCCCCGGGTCGTGCACTGGGGTGCCGACCTCGGTCCGCTGCCGACCGCCGACCTGCCCGCGCTGGTCGACGCCACCGTCCCGCCGGTGGTGCCGAGCAGCTTCGACGCGCCGACCGTGCTGTCGCTGCTGCCCGAACCGAGCGCCGGCTGGAGCGGCCGCCCCGGCCTGGCCGGGCACCGGGACGGCCGGGACTGGTCGACCGCCTTCCAGCTCACCGGGCTGGACGTCGTTGACGACGGCGGGCTCGGCCCGGAACCGAGCCGCGTGGCGGCGGGTGGGGACGCGGTGCGCGTATCCGGGCAGGAGCGGGACCACGGCGGCGTCGGGGCCGCGCGGGTGACCGTGCGGGCCGCGGACCCGGGCGCCGGGCTGTCCCTGACCGTCGAGATCACCCTGACCACCGCGGGGCTGCTGACCGTGCGGCACCGGCTGCGCAACGACGGCGACCGGCCCTACGAGGTACGCGAGCTGACGCCGGTGCTGCCGGTGCCGGCGGTCGCCACCGAACTGCTCGACCTGACCGGGCGTTGGTGCCGGGAGCGCGCGCCGCAGCGGCACCCGTGGCCGATGGGCGCCTGGGTACGCGAGGGGCGGCACGGCCGGACCGGGCACGACGCCACCCTGCTGCTGGTCGCCGGCACCGCCGGGTTCGGCTTCGGGCACGGCGAGGTGTGGGCGGTGCACACCGCGTGGAGCGGCGACCACGTCACGGTCGCCGAGCGCCGGCCGACCGGGGAGGCCACCCTCGGCGGCGGTGAGCTGCTCGCCCCCGGGGAGATCCGGCTCGGGCCGGGCGAGGAGTACGCCACTCCCCTGCTCTACGCGGTGCACTCCGCCGCCGGGCTGGACGGGCTCAGCGACGTGCTGCACACCCACCTGCGGGCCCGTCCGGAGCACCCGCGCGGCCCGCGCCCGGTGACCTTGAACGTCTGGGAGGCGGTCTACTTCGACCACGACCTGGACCGGCTCCGGGGTCTCGCCGACCGGGCCGCCGAGGTGGGCGTCGAACGCTTCGTGCTGGACGACGGCTGGTTCCGCGGCCGGCGGCACGACCGGGCCGGCCTCGGCGACTGGTGGGTGGACGACGAGGTGTGGCCGGGCGGGCTGCAACCGCTCATCGACCACGTCCGCGGGCACGGCATGCAGTTCGGGCTCTGGGTCGAGCCGGAGATGGTCAACCCGGACTCGGACCTGTTCCGCGCACACCCGGACTGGGTGCTCCAGGCCCCCGGCCGGCTGCCGCCGGAATGGCGGCACCAGCAGGTGCTCGACCTCGCGCACCCGGACGCGTACGCCCACCTGCTCGGCCGGCTGGACGCCGTGCTGAGCGAGCACGACGGGATCGCGTACCTGAAGTGGGACCACAACCGGGACCTCACCGAGGCCGGGCACGGCGGGCGGCCCGGCGTGCACGCGCAGACCGTGGCCGTCTATCGGCTCCTCGACGACCTGCGCGCCCGGCACCCCGGCCTGGAGATCGAGAGCTGCTCCTCCGGTGGCGCCCGGGTCGACCTGGAGATCCTGCGCCGCACCGAGCGGGTCTGGGCCAGCGACTGCAACGACGCCCTGGAGCGGCTGTCCATCCAGCGCTGGACCGGCCTGCTGCTGCCGCCCGAGCTCATCGGCACCCACATCGGACCGGAGCGCTCGCACACCACCCACCGCGTGCACGACCTGGGCTTCCGGGCGGTCACCGCGCTCTTCGGCCACCACGGCATCGAGTGGGACATCAGCGGGATCGGCGCGGCCGAACGGGCCGAACTCGCCGCCTGGGTGGCGCTGCACAAGCGGCTCCGCCCGCTGCTGCACGGAGGCCGGGTGGTCCGGGTCGACCACCCGGATCCGGCCGTCCAGGCCCACGGCGTGGTCGCCCACGACGGCTCCCACGCGGTGTACGCGGTGTCCCGGTTGGCCACCTCGGCGGCGCAGGTGCCCGGCATGGTGCGGCTGCCGGGCCTGGACCCGGGCCGGCGCTACCGGGTCCGGCCGCCCGCGGGGGTTCCCGAGCCGGCACTGCTGGAACTGGCGCCGCCGGCCTGGCTGGCCACGGGCGGCGGGGTGACGCTGAGCGGGTCGGTGCTGGGTTCCGTGGGACTTCAGCTGCCCGCCCTGCACCCGGAGCAGGCGCTGCTGCTGGAGGTCGACACGGCCGGCTGA
- a CDS encoding cellulase family glycosylhydrolase, whose translation MKKLLSVAGAALLTVLAAVFAFGQPAHAAAGFSVANGRLYDANGTEFVMRGVNHAHTWYPQQTTSFANIKALGANTVRVVLASGDRWPKNSAADVTNVISLCRANRLICVLEVHDTTGYGEQSGAITLDRAVDYWLSIASALQGQEKYVIVNIGNEPYGNQDYSTWATDTANAVKRLRAGGLTHTIMVDAPNWGQDWSFTMRDNAASVFAADPQKNTVFSIHMYGVFDTAAEITDYLGRFRTAGLPIVVGEFGFNHSDGNPDEDTILAYSQANGIGYLGWSWSGNGGGVEYLDMVTNFDPNQLTTWGQRIFNGANGIRATAREASVYAGTSPSPTTSPTTSPTTSPSPTTSPTTAPPPGGCTASYTIVNSWQGGFQGEVRVTAGAAAITGWTARWTLANGQTVSQSWNATVSGSGSAYTARNVDYNGRLGAGASTSFGFIGSWNGSNPIPAVTCTAS comes from the coding sequence ATGAAGAAGTTGCTCTCCGTCGCGGGCGCCGCCCTGCTGACGGTCCTGGCCGCCGTCTTCGCCTTCGGGCAGCCGGCCCACGCCGCCGCCGGCTTCTCCGTCGCGAACGGCCGGCTCTACGACGCCAACGGCACCGAGTTCGTCATGCGCGGGGTCAACCACGCGCACACCTGGTACCCGCAGCAGACCACCTCGTTCGCCAACATCAAGGCGCTCGGCGCGAACACCGTGCGGGTGGTGCTGGCCAGCGGCGACCGCTGGCCGAAGAACAGCGCCGCCGACGTCACCAACGTCATCTCGCTCTGCAGGGCCAACCGGCTCATCTGCGTCCTGGAGGTGCACGACACCACCGGGTACGGCGAGCAGAGCGGCGCCATCACCCTGGACCGGGCGGTGGACTACTGGCTCAGCATCGCGAGCGCGCTCCAGGGCCAGGAGAAGTACGTCATCGTCAACATCGGCAACGAGCCGTACGGCAACCAGGACTACAGCACCTGGGCCACCGACACGGCCAACGCCGTCAAGCGGCTGCGCGCCGGCGGCCTGACCCACACGATCATGGTGGACGCCCCGAACTGGGGCCAGGACTGGTCCTTCACCATGCGCGACAACGCCGCGTCGGTCTTCGCCGCCGACCCGCAGAAGAACACCGTCTTCTCGATCCACATGTACGGCGTCTTCGACACCGCCGCCGAGATCACCGACTACCTGGGCCGCTTCCGCACCGCCGGCCTGCCGATCGTGGTCGGCGAGTTCGGCTTCAACCACTCCGACGGCAACCCCGACGAGGACACCATCCTGGCCTACAGCCAGGCCAACGGGATCGGCTACCTCGGCTGGTCGTGGAGCGGCAACGGCGGCGGCGTCGAGTACCTCGACATGGTCACCAACTTCGACCCGAACCAGCTGACCACCTGGGGCCAGCGGATCTTCAACGGGGCGAACGGCATCCGGGCCACCGCCCGCGAGGCCTCGGTCTACGCCGGCACGTCACCGAGCCCGACCACGAGCCCCACGACGAGCCCGACCACCAGCCCGAGCCCGACGACCAGCCCGACGACCGCGCCGCCGCCCGGTGGCTGCACCGCCAGCTACACGATCGTCAACTCCTGGCAGGGCGGCTTCCAGGGTGAGGTCAGGGTGACCGCGGGCGCGGCGGCGATCACCGGCTGGACGGCGAGGTGGACGCTCGCCAACGGCCAGACCGTCAGCCAGTCGTGGAATGCCACGGTCAGCGGCAGCGGCTCGGCGTACACCGCCCGCAACGTCGACTACAACGGCCGGCTCGGCGCCGGGGCCAGCACCTCGTTCGGCTTCATCGGCAGCTGGAACGGCAGCAACCCGATCCCCGCGGTGACCTGCACGGCGAGCTGA
- a CDS encoding RNA polymerase sigma factor — protein sequence MLARRFGDFATAEDAVQEALLAAATQWPVEGLPDHPRGWLVQVAYRRMIELVRGEAARRDREDRAARRGGDDRRTAPAADEPLTADRDDTLVLLFLCCHPTLSTASAIALTLRAVGGLSTAEIARAFLVPEATMAQRISRAKQRIRSSGLPFRMPAEEERQARLAAVLHVLYLIFTEGHTASLGDDLRRVDLSEEAIRLTHAMHALLPDDSEVAGLLALMLLTEARAAARTGPSGELISLAEQDRSRWDAAAIAEGTALVTRAMARGPVGPYQIQAAIAALHDEAPTAERTDWPQILALYQVLERLAESPVVALNRAVATAMVHGPAAGLAALAALAADPRLTEHHRLDAARAHLHEMAGDRDAAVAHYRAAAGRTTSRPEQEYLRMRAARLATSRPGGGGQSGPLEGSTSHQPDAGTTNGPSGAEGP from the coding sequence GTGCTCGCCCGCCGGTTCGGTGACTTCGCCACGGCCGAGGACGCCGTGCAGGAGGCGCTGCTGGCCGCGGCCACCCAGTGGCCCGTCGAGGGGCTGCCCGACCATCCGCGCGGCTGGCTGGTGCAGGTCGCGTACCGCCGGATGATCGAGCTGGTCCGCGGTGAGGCGGCCCGCCGGGACCGGGAGGACCGGGCCGCCCGGCGCGGCGGTGACGACCGGCGGACCGCGCCGGCCGCCGACGAGCCGCTGACCGCGGACCGGGACGACACCCTGGTGCTGCTCTTCCTCTGCTGCCACCCGACGCTTTCCACGGCGTCGGCGATCGCGCTGACGCTGCGCGCGGTCGGCGGGCTCAGCACCGCCGAGATCGCCCGCGCCTTCCTCGTCCCCGAGGCCACGATGGCGCAGCGGATCAGCCGGGCCAAGCAGCGCATCAGATCCTCCGGCCTGCCGTTCCGGATGCCGGCGGAGGAGGAACGGCAGGCCCGGCTGGCCGCCGTGCTGCACGTGCTCTACCTGATCTTCACCGAGGGGCACACGGCGAGCCTCGGCGACGACCTGCGCCGGGTCGACCTCTCCGAGGAGGCGATCCGGCTGACCCACGCCATGCACGCGCTGCTGCCCGACGACAGCGAGGTGGCCGGGCTGCTCGCCCTGATGCTGCTCACCGAGGCCCGGGCGGCCGCCCGCACCGGCCCGTCCGGTGAGCTGATCTCCCTGGCCGAGCAGGACCGTTCCCGGTGGGACGCCGCCGCGATCGCCGAGGGGACCGCGCTGGTCACCCGCGCCATGGCCCGGGGACCGGTCGGGCCGTACCAGATCCAGGCCGCCATCGCGGCCCTGCACGACGAGGCGCCGACCGCCGAGCGGACCGACTGGCCGCAGATCCTCGCCCTCTACCAGGTGCTGGAGCGGCTGGCGGAGAGCCCGGTGGTGGCGCTCAACAGGGCGGTGGCGACCGCCATGGTGCACGGCCCGGCCGCCGGGCTGGCGGCCCTGGCCGCACTGGCCGCCGATCCCCGGCTCACCGAACACCACCGGCTCGACGCGGCCCGGGCCCACCTGCACGAGATGGCCGGCGACCGGGACGCGGCGGTGGCGCACTACCGGGCCGCCGCCGGCCGCACCACCAGCCGCCCCGAACAGGAGTACCTCCGGATGCGGGCGGCGCGGCTGGCCACCAGCCGTCCAGGCGGCGGCGGGCAGTCAGGCCCACTCGAGGGCTCGACGTCACACCAGCCGGATGCGGGTACGACAAACGGTCCCTCTGGTGCAGAGGGACCGTGA
- a CDS encoding TIGR03557 family F420-dependent LLM class oxidoreductase, with protein MVNVGYTLMCEQAGPKQLVDHAVRAEAAGFDHLVTSDHYYPWLDSQGHSPYAWSVLGAVAHATSRAELLSFVTCPIRRYHPAVVAQKASTIGVLSDGRFTLGLGAGENLNEHVVGGWPHVQQRHEMFEEALQIIRPLLNGETLTFSGNHFDVPDAYVWDRPERPVPMAVAASGRQSATLAADYADAMIATDPLPHLVEMYEEAGGAGRPRYGQVAICYGPDEAECRKIVHDQFRWFGMGWKVNADLPGPDAFAAATQFVREEDVAEGISCGPDVDRHVEAFKKFVDAGFTHVALVQVGGDSQPMFLDWAQEELLPRLREL; from the coding sequence ATGGTCAACGTCGGCTACACCCTCATGTGCGAGCAGGCCGGCCCCAAGCAGCTGGTCGACCACGCCGTCCGCGCCGAGGCCGCCGGCTTCGACCACCTCGTCACGTCCGACCACTACTACCCCTGGCTCGACTCGCAGGGCCACTCCCCGTACGCCTGGTCGGTGCTCGGCGCGGTCGCCCACGCCACCAGCCGGGCCGAGCTGCTCTCCTTCGTGACCTGCCCGATCCGGCGCTACCACCCGGCGGTGGTGGCGCAGAAGGCCAGCACGATCGGGGTCCTCTCGGACGGGCGGTTCACCCTCGGCCTCGGCGCCGGGGAGAACCTCAACGAGCACGTGGTGGGCGGGTGGCCGCACGTGCAGCAGCGGCACGAGATGTTCGAGGAGGCGCTGCAGATCATCCGGCCGCTGCTCAACGGCGAGACGCTGACCTTCTCCGGCAACCACTTCGACGTGCCGGACGCCTACGTCTGGGACCGGCCGGAACGGCCGGTGCCGATGGCCGTGGCCGCCTCGGGCCGGCAGTCCGCCACCCTCGCCGCCGACTACGCCGACGCCATGATCGCCACCGACCCGCTGCCGCACCTGGTCGAGATGTACGAGGAGGCCGGCGGAGCGGGCCGCCCCCGGTACGGGCAGGTGGCCATCTGCTACGGCCCGGACGAGGCCGAGTGCCGCAAGATCGTGCACGACCAGTTCCGCTGGTTCGGCATGGGGTGGAAGGTCAACGCCGACCTGCCCGGCCCGGACGCCTTCGCCGCGGCCACCCAGTTCGTCCGCGAGGAGGACGTGGCCGAGGGCATCTCCTGCGGGCCGGACGTGGACCGGCACGTCGAGGCGTTCAAGAAGTTCGTCGACGCGGGGTTCACCCACGTGGCGCTGGTCCAGGTCGGCGGGGACAGCCAGCCGATGTTCCTGGACTGGGCGCAGGAGGAGCTGCTGCCCCGGCTCCGCGAGCTGTGA
- a CDS encoding YciI family protein, translating into MLLMQFSAAGTDFPSIDTWTPEEIRAHIGFMGEVNAKLVADGEFVQAEGLGGPQQARIVRAGETGAPVVTEGPFAETKEFLAGWWIVDCETPQRAVEIAAHISTAPGPGGRPLNMPIEVHPVMSAPSQDL; encoded by the coding sequence ATGCTGCTGATGCAGTTCAGCGCCGCCGGGACCGACTTCCCCTCGATCGACACCTGGACGCCGGAGGAGATCCGGGCGCACATCGGGTTCATGGGGGAGGTCAACGCGAAGCTCGTCGCCGACGGGGAGTTCGTGCAGGCCGAGGGCCTGGGCGGGCCGCAGCAGGCGCGGATCGTCCGGGCCGGCGAGACCGGCGCGCCGGTGGTCACCGAGGGGCCGTTCGCCGAGACCAAGGAGTTCCTCGCCGGCTGGTGGATCGTGGACTGCGAGACGCCGCAGCGGGCCGTCGAGATCGCCGCGCACATCTCCACCGCGCCCGGGCCGGGCGGTCGTCCCCTCAACATGCCCATCGAGGTGCACCCCGTCATGTCGGCGCCGTCCCAGGATCTGTGA
- a CDS encoding MerR family transcriptional regulator, with product MAQPDDMFGDDDYPAYTMGRAAEITGASQDFLRRLDEAKLITPVRSAGGHRRYSRYQLRLAARAREMVDQGTALEAACRIIILEDQLEEALRHNQNNQR from the coding sequence ATGGCCCAACCCGACGACATGTTCGGTGACGACGACTACCCCGCATACACGATGGGTCGCGCCGCGGAGATCACCGGCGCATCGCAGGACTTTCTGCGTCGCCTCGACGAGGCAAAGTTGATCACCCCGGTCCGGTCGGCCGGTGGCCATCGCCGATACTCCCGTTACCAGCTCCGCCTTGCCGCGCGGGCTCGGGAGATGGTCGATCAGGGCACCGCCCTGGAAGCCGCCTGCCGGATCATCATTCTCGAGGACCAACTCGAAGAAGCCCTCCGGCACAACCAGAACAACCAGCGGTAA